Proteins found in one Zea mays cultivar B73 chromosome 1, Zm-B73-REFERENCE-NAM-5.0, whole genome shotgun sequence genomic segment:
- the LOC100281398 gene encoding Transcription factor PCF6 produces the protein MEAAAVGDGAPAGRSHQGAKRARGGAVKGSETEAAAWGQPPPLPPPPGPGAGSRIYRVGASGGKDRHSKVYTTKGIRDRRVRLSAPTAIQFYDLQDRLGFDQPSKAIEWLINAAASAIEKLPELDPAAFAALPAPGGADAAGNDKQQQQGSKSAGSSTSETSKGSELSLSRSDGRGGAAAQDRVVTVASTSAQAASFTELLTGVASAGAISAGEHRQSWHQQPNVSAGAGADRVGIAHNGKGAHGLSTATHAFSGPAAAKFGNAPPFGLVPAQPFDFTIPIEMPHFSLGQDTSAASSSGAGDYSLSFSMSSGFLGANRGTLQSNSQSNFSGHHHQQLQRLDGPLLFGHAHAAAAMHPASENQLTASAALQLWDGLRHSGMKEKGRS, from the coding sequence ATGGAGGCAGCAGCCGTGGGCGACGGCGCGCCAGCGGGCCGCTCCCATCAGGGCGCCAAgcgcgcgcgcggcggcgccgTGAAGGGCAGCGAGACGGAAGCGGCGGCGTGGGGTCAGCCGccgccgctcccgccgccgccggGCCCGGGGGCGGGGTCCCGGATCTACCGCGTGGGGGCGAGCGGGGGCAAGGACCGCCACAGCAAGGTGTACACGACCAAGGGCATCCGCGACCGCCGCGTGCGCCTGTCGGCGCCCACCGCCATCCAGTTCTACGACCTGCAGGACCGCCTCGGCTTCGACCAGCCCAGCAAGGCCATCGAATGGCTCATCAACGCCGCCGCCTCCGCCATCGAGAAGCTCCCGGAGCTCGACCCGGCCGCCTTCGCCGCCCTTCCCGCGCCGGGCGGCGCGGATGCCGCCGGCAATGataagcagcagcagcaggggagCAAGTCCGCGGGCAGCAGCACGTCGGAGACGAGCAAGGGGTCCGAGCTCTCGCTCTCGCGCTCCGACGGCCgtgggggcgccgccgcgcaggacagggtggtcaccgtggccagcaCCTCGGCGCAGGCCGCGTCCTTCACCGAGCTGCTCACCGGGGTGGCGTCGGCCGGCGCCATTAGCGCCGGCGAACATAGGCAGTCGTGGCATCAGCAGCCCAACGTctccgccggcgccggcgccgaccGCGTCGGCATTGCGCACAACGGGAAAGGCGCGCACGGGCTGTCGACGGCGACGCACGCCTTTTCTGGCCCCGCCGCCGCCAAGTTTGGCAATGCGCCTCCGTTCGGCCTGGTGCCGGCACAGCCTTTCGACTTCACCATCCCCATCGAGATGCCTCACTTCTCGCTCGGTCAGGACACTTCGGCGGCGTCCTCGTCTGGCGCCGGGGACTACAGCCTCAGTTTTTCCATGTCCTCGGGTTTCTTGGGTGCCAATAGGGGGACCCTTCAGTCCAATTCGCAGTCGAACTTCTCAGGCCATCATCACCAGCAGCTCCAGAGGCTGGACGGCCCGCTCTTGTTTGGCCACGCCCACGCCGCGGCGGCGATGCATCCCGCATCCGAGAACCAGCTGACCGCATCGGCGGCGTTACAGCTCTGGGACGGACTCCGGCACTCCGGCATGAAGGAGAAGGGCAGGAGCTGA